One genomic window of Megachile rotundata isolate GNS110a chromosome 12, iyMegRotu1, whole genome shotgun sequence includes the following:
- the LOC105661989 gene encoding splicing factor ESS-2 homolog — protein sequence MNSPGSQALEAAKNMKDLTIFKKPIGVVKRYKKLQPKILDEDTYIKRMGEIIQRDFFPHLDKLQAQNQYLDALEQNDVKKMREIYEKYSSGRPATERPASPATFETPMNKTESEDEQFKPTKPSEDAPANVTSKDNDKMEIKTGLDAYLSTHTSEDNASFEEMMVEAEKKLKLKFAWLYEAEENSKALTNKADSDILAIENGNEKPNQLDSWAYKNKNYIMYVPDGVELTPDERIDLAKKRQMVIHENTRLRINPFNEQQNKETINELAKSQSKANDGKIGVDGKEIVRNPTPRVNGFSFVATPSPRPGECESPLMTWGQIEGTPFRLDGGDTPLLRTSQGPSFRMAEPPKREQLALQLAEKAGERHRDRKSKALEAARKSLATPSPRSTIDRLSTMSPAARRLATQKLRIASTPSPRRTLSSRTPSIGIRTPSTPRISTPSKSEKRLESEDTITRCQGPVLTDNLLNLPLQRQRAADFFNT from the exons ATGAATTCTCCAGGATCTCAAGCTCTAGAAGCAGCAAAAAACATGAAAGACTTGACAATATTTAAGAAGCCAATAGGTGTAGTTAAAAGGTATAAAAAATTACAACCAAAGATTTTAGACGAAGACACATACATAAAAAGAATGGGTGAAATTATTCAAAGAGACTTTTTTCCACACTTGGATAAACTACAAGCACAAAATCAGTATTTGGATGCATTAGAACAGAATGATGTAAAAAAGATGAGAGAAATTTATGAGAAATATAGTTCAGGAAGACCTGCAACTGAAAGACCTGCTAGTCCAGCAACATTTGAAACACCTATGAATAAGACTGAATCAGAAGATGAACAATTCAAACCAACAAAACCATCAGAGGATGCACCTGCAAATGTAACTTCAAAAGATAACGATAAAATGGAAATTAAAACTGGATTAGATGCATATTTGAGTACACATACAAGCGAAGATAATGCTAGTTTTGAAGAGATGATGGTTGAAGCAGAAAAAaaactcaaattaaaatttgcttGGCTGTATGAAGCAGAAGAAAATTCAAAGGCACTGACTAATAAGGCAGATTCAGATATCTTAGCTATTGAGAATGGTAATGAGAAACCTAATCAGTTAGATAGTTGggcttataaaaataaaaattatattatgtatGTTCCTGATGGTGTTGAATTAACTCCTGATGAAAGGATAGATTTAGCCAAAAAGAGACAAATGGTAATACATGAAAATACAAGGTTACGAATTAATCCATTCAatgaacaacaaaataaagagacTATTAACGAGTTAGCAAAGAGTCAATCAAAAGCTAATGATGGTAAAATTGGTGTTGATGGTAAAGAAATTGTAAGAAATCCAACACCTAGAGTTAATGGATTTAGTTTTGTGGCAACACCAAGTCCAAGACCTGGGGAATGTGAAAGCCCTTTGATGACATGGGGTCAAATTGAAGGTACACCATTTAGATTGGATGGTGGAGATACTCCTTTATTACGAACAAGTCAAGGACCATCATTTAGAATGGCAGAACCACCTAAAAGAGAACAGCTTGCATTACAGTTGGCAGAAAAAGCTGGAGAAAGGCACAGAGATAGGAAAAGTAAAGCTTTAGAAGCAGCAAGAAAATCATTAGCAAC ACCATCTCCTAGATCaactatagatcgtttaagtaCCATGTCCCCAGCAGCTAGAAGATTAGCTACTCAGAAACTTCGTATTGCAAGTACACCATCTCCGCGACGAACTTTATCCTCGAGAACACCCTCGATAGGTATTAGAACACCCAGTACTCCTCGAATAAGTACACCTTCGAAATCTGAAAAACGTCTCGAATCTGAAGACACCATCACGCGATGTCAGGGACCTGTTCTCACCGATAATTTACTTAATTTGCCTCTTCAAAGGCAAAGAGCGGCTGACTTTTTTAACACGTAA
- the LOC100882550 gene encoding T-box transcription factor TBX10 isoform X2, with amino-acid sequence MQQQHEQRHDITADCCYQQWATHHQGHHSQSITNVPSPMQQMEAGRVKRSRSPPNLPKTALTSRVANSVSSTVTIESRNDSNNNNHHHGDHHPSENGANSAEEVSSKRPLHPALVGAGAALEAKPLWEEFHQLGTEMIVTKAGRRMFPTFQEILILQCRFFGLDPNTDYLLVMDFVPCDDKRYRYAFHSSAWVVAGRADPVSPPRIHVHPDSPASGAHWMKQPVSFDKLKLTNNQLDDNGHIILNSMHRYQPRCHVVVAPSPPGSAPDPRTENFKTFTFSETRFTAVTAYQNHRITQLKIASNPFAKGFRDCESDDCDSVAVSSMQNPAKRPATASTSVLSSSYVNAIPAVQIPSISSQEHHQFYGPTATGPWAYPAHHGQSTAHINSVHYPAHPHHPHPGASLYGPR; translated from the exons ATGCAACAGCAACATGAGCAGAGACACGACATCACTGCCGATTGTTGTTATCAGCAATGGGCTACACATCATCAGGGTCATCATAGTCAGTCCATCACTAATGTGCCATCACCTATGCAACAAATGGAAG CTGGAAGAGTGAAACGATCCCGTAGCCCTCCGAACTTACCGAAAACTGCGTTGACTTCGCGTGTTGCAAATTCAGTCTCTTCTACGGTTACCATCGAATCTCGTAATGACAGCAATAACAACAATCATCATCACGGAGATCATCATCCCAGCGAAAATGGCGCTAATTCGGCGGAAGAAGTCAGTTCGAAAAGGCCACTTCATCCTGCTTTGGTCGGTGCTGGAGCTGCTCTCGAGGCGAAACCACTTTGGGAAGAATTCCATCAATTAGGAACCGAAATGATTGTTACCAAAGCTGGAAGAAGGATGTTCCCTACCTTTCAG gaaattttaattttgcagtgTCGGTTTTTCGGTTTGGACCCAAACACCGATTACCTATTAGTGATGGACTTCGTTCCCTGCGATGACAAGAGGTACAGATATGCTTTCCACAGCAGTGCATGGGTAGTTGCTGGTCGTGCGGATCCGGTCTCACCCCCGAGGATCCATGTTCACCCTGATAGTCCTGCCAGTGGTGCACACTGGATGAAGCAACCGGTTTCATTTGACAAGTTGAAACTCACCAACAATCAACTGGATGACAATGGACAT ATAATCTTAAACTCGATGCACAGATATCAACCACGTTGTCACGTGGTAGTGGCACCCTCACCACCCGGTTCGGCTCCAGATCCTCGCACAGAAAACTTCAAAACGTTCACTTTCTCCGAGACTCGATTCACCGCGGTAACAGCCTACCAGAATCACCGTATAACTCAGTTGAAGATCGCTAGCAATCCATTTGCCAAAGGTTTCCGTGACTGTGAATCCGACGACTGCGATTCAGTTGCAGTTTCCAGCATGCAAAACCCTGCGAAAAGACCAGCAACCGCGAGTACCAGCGTACTGTCATCTAGTTATGTGAACGCTATACCTGCCGTACAAATTCCAAGCATATCGAGTCAAGAGCATCATCAGTTCTACGGCCCAACAGCGACGGGACCATGGGCTTATCCTGCACATCATGGACAATCAACTGCGCACATAAATTCGGTTCATTATCCTGCGCATCCTCATCATCCTCATCCAGGAGCGTCTTTGTATGGACCACGATAA
- the LOC100882550 gene encoding T-box transcription factor TBX10 isoform X1: MQQQHEQRHDITADCCYQQWATHHQGHHSQSITNVPSPMQQMEACLQSAGRVKRSRSPPNLPKTALTSRVANSVSSTVTIESRNDSNNNNHHHGDHHPSENGANSAEEVSSKRPLHPALVGAGAALEAKPLWEEFHQLGTEMIVTKAGRRMFPTFQEILILQCRFFGLDPNTDYLLVMDFVPCDDKRYRYAFHSSAWVVAGRADPVSPPRIHVHPDSPASGAHWMKQPVSFDKLKLTNNQLDDNGHIILNSMHRYQPRCHVVVAPSPPGSAPDPRTENFKTFTFSETRFTAVTAYQNHRITQLKIASNPFAKGFRDCESDDCDSVAVSSMQNPAKRPATASTSVLSSSYVNAIPAVQIPSISSQEHHQFYGPTATGPWAYPAHHGQSTAHINSVHYPAHPHHPHPGASLYGPR; this comes from the exons ATGCAACAGCAACATGAGCAGAGACACGACATCACTGCCGATTGTTGTTATCAGCAATGGGCTACACATCATCAGGGTCATCATAGTCAGTCCATCACTAATGTGCCATCACCTATGCAACAAATGGAAG CGTGTTTGCAATCAGCTGGAAGAGTGAAACGATCCCGTAGCCCTCCGAACTTACCGAAAACTGCGTTGACTTCGCGTGTTGCAAATTCAGTCTCTTCTACGGTTACCATCGAATCTCGTAATGACAGCAATAACAACAATCATCATCACGGAGATCATCATCCCAGCGAAAATGGCGCTAATTCGGCGGAAGAAGTCAGTTCGAAAAGGCCACTTCATCCTGCTTTGGTCGGTGCTGGAGCTGCTCTCGAGGCGAAACCACTTTGGGAAGAATTCCATCAATTAGGAACCGAAATGATTGTTACCAAAGCTGGAAGAAGGATGTTCCCTACCTTTCAG gaaattttaattttgcagtgTCGGTTTTTCGGTTTGGACCCAAACACCGATTACCTATTAGTGATGGACTTCGTTCCCTGCGATGACAAGAGGTACAGATATGCTTTCCACAGCAGTGCATGGGTAGTTGCTGGTCGTGCGGATCCGGTCTCACCCCCGAGGATCCATGTTCACCCTGATAGTCCTGCCAGTGGTGCACACTGGATGAAGCAACCGGTTTCATTTGACAAGTTGAAACTCACCAACAATCAACTGGATGACAATGGACAT ATAATCTTAAACTCGATGCACAGATATCAACCACGTTGTCACGTGGTAGTGGCACCCTCACCACCCGGTTCGGCTCCAGATCCTCGCACAGAAAACTTCAAAACGTTCACTTTCTCCGAGACTCGATTCACCGCGGTAACAGCCTACCAGAATCACCGTATAACTCAGTTGAAGATCGCTAGCAATCCATTTGCCAAAGGTTTCCGTGACTGTGAATCCGACGACTGCGATTCAGTTGCAGTTTCCAGCATGCAAAACCCTGCGAAAAGACCAGCAACCGCGAGTACCAGCGTACTGTCATCTAGTTATGTGAACGCTATACCTGCCGTACAAATTCCAAGCATATCGAGTCAAGAGCATCATCAGTTCTACGGCCCAACAGCGACGGGACCATGGGCTTATCCTGCACATCATGGACAATCAACTGCGCACATAAATTCGGTTCATTATCCTGCGCATCCTCATCATCCTCATCCAGGAGCGTCTTTGTATGGACCACGATAA
- the LOC100882028 gene encoding serine/threonine-protein phosphatase PP1-gamma catalytic subunit B, translated as MAESDKLNIDNIIARLLEVRGARPGKNVQLTEGEIKGLCLKSREIFLSQPILLELEAPLKICGDIHGQYYDLLRLFEYGGFPPESNYLFLGDYVDRGKQSLETICLLLAYKIKYPENFFLLRGNHECASINRIYGFYDECKRRYNIKLWKTFTDCFNCLPVAAIVDEKIFCCHGGLSPDLQNMEQIRRIMRPTDVPDQGLLCDLLWSDPDKDTMGWGENDRGVSFTFGAEVVAKFLHKHDFDLICRAHQVVEDGYEFFAKRQLVTLFSAPNYCGEFDNAGAMMSVDETLMCSFQILKPADKKKLTYGGLNANRPVTPPRGGGNNKSKKK; from the exons TGCGGGGAGCTAGGCCAGGAAAAAATGTGCAGTTGACAGAAGGAGAAATAAAAGGACTATGTTTGAAATCACGTGAAATTTTTTTGTCACAACCTATTTTGTTAGAGCTTGAAGCACCGCTTAAAATATGTG GTGATATTCATGGgcaatattatgatttattACGGCTATTCGAGTATGGTGGATTTCCACCAGAAAGTAATTATCTTTTCTTAGGAGATTACGTTGACAGAGGAAAACAGTCTTTGGAGACAATTTGTCTCCTTCTTGCCTATAAAATCAAATATCctgaaaatttctttttacttcGTGGAAATCATGAATGTGCATCTATTAACAGGATATATGGATTCTATGATGAAT GTAAACGTCGATATAACATTAAATTATGGAAAACATTCACGGATTGTTTTAATTGTTTACCCGTCGCGGCAATAGttgatgaaaaaatattttgttgccATGGTGGTCTTAGTCCAGACCTTCAAAATATGGAACAGATCAGACGTATCATGCGACCAACGGATGTACCCGATCAAGGATTATTGTGTGACTTACTGTGGTCAGACCCAGACAAGGATACAATGGGTTGGGGAGAAAACGATCGTGGCGTATCATTTACATTTGGGGCTGAAGTAGTTGCCAAATTTTTACATAAGCATGACTTTGACCTCATATGTCGTGCTCATCAG gtGGTAGAAGATGGCTATGAATTCTTTGCAAAGAGGCAGTTAGTTACTCTATTCTCGGCACCAAATTATTGCGGCGAATTTGATAATGCTGGAGCGATGATGTCCGTAGACGAAACACTTATGtgtagtttccaaattctgaaaccagccgataaaaagaaattaacgtATGGTGGCCTCAACGCAAATAGACCAGTGACTCCTCCACGAGGTGGTGGCAATAACAAAAGCAAGAAGAAGTGA
- the LOC105661988 gene encoding uncharacterized protein LOC105661988, which yields MSLRTIVSILATLSIVTLKCDCSPIKDGVQIVTYGDPCVVTRQLPIKIEGPKPPRQEQKIPISLNLKVVSDMLVQPRKIEYPIEIEKACTTPPSMERTSTVDTLRGKTYTYNTYVPPASYVLPTQTNYNYAIEVPVPTKNNMEHYQEKRVRLKGLTSRIDRVLVPACEVPS from the exons ATGAGTTTACGCACAATAGTCTCGATTTTGGCCACTCTTTCGATTGTTACTTTGAAATGTGATTGTAGTCCTATCAAAGACGGTGTTCAAATAGTAACTTATGGAGATCCTTGTGTTGTAACTCGACAATTACCGATCAAAATTGAG GGACCCAAACCACCGAGACAAGAACAAAAGATACCTATATCGTTGAATTTGAAAGTTGTTTCTGACATGCTTGTACAACCACGTAAAATTGAATATCCAATCGAGATAGAAAAAGCGTGCACTACTCCGCCATCAATGGAAAGGACGTCCACGGTAGACACTTTACGAGGAAAAACTTATACGTACAATACTTATGTTCCTCCTGCTTCTTACGTTCTACCTACGCAGACAAATTATAACTATGCCATTGAGGTTCCAGTTCCAACGAAaaa CAATATGGAACACTATCAAGAGAAACGTGTGCGATTAAAAGGTCTCACGTCACGAATTGATCGGGTATTGGTTCCCGCTTGTGAAGTTCCATCATAA
- the LOC100882550 gene encoding T-box transcription factor TBX10 isoform X3, with protein sequence MQQQHEQRHDITADCCYQQWATHHQGHHSQSITNVPSPMQQMEACLQSAGRVKRSRSPPNLPKTALTSRVANSVSSTVTIESRNDSNNNNHHHGDHHPSENGANSAEEVSSKRPLHPALVGAGAALEAKPLWEEFHQLGTEMIVTKAGRRMFPTFQCRFFGLDPNTDYLLVMDFVPCDDKRYRYAFHSSAWVVAGRADPVSPPRIHVHPDSPASGAHWMKQPVSFDKLKLTNNQLDDNGHIILNSMHRYQPRCHVVVAPSPPGSAPDPRTENFKTFTFSETRFTAVTAYQNHRITQLKIASNPFAKGFRDCESDDCDSVAVSSMQNPAKRPATASTSVLSSSYVNAIPAVQIPSISSQEHHQFYGPTATGPWAYPAHHGQSTAHINSVHYPAHPHHPHPGASLYGPR encoded by the exons ATGCAACAGCAACATGAGCAGAGACACGACATCACTGCCGATTGTTGTTATCAGCAATGGGCTACACATCATCAGGGTCATCATAGTCAGTCCATCACTAATGTGCCATCACCTATGCAACAAATGGAAG CGTGTTTGCAATCAGCTGGAAGAGTGAAACGATCCCGTAGCCCTCCGAACTTACCGAAAACTGCGTTGACTTCGCGTGTTGCAAATTCAGTCTCTTCTACGGTTACCATCGAATCTCGTAATGACAGCAATAACAACAATCATCATCACGGAGATCATCATCCCAGCGAAAATGGCGCTAATTCGGCGGAAGAAGTCAGTTCGAAAAGGCCACTTCATCCTGCTTTGGTCGGTGCTGGAGCTGCTCTCGAGGCGAAACCACTTTGGGAAGAATTCCATCAATTAGGAACCGAAATGATTGTTACCAAAGCTGGAAGAAGGATGTTCCCTACCTTTCAG tgTCGGTTTTTCGGTTTGGACCCAAACACCGATTACCTATTAGTGATGGACTTCGTTCCCTGCGATGACAAGAGGTACAGATATGCTTTCCACAGCAGTGCATGGGTAGTTGCTGGTCGTGCGGATCCGGTCTCACCCCCGAGGATCCATGTTCACCCTGATAGTCCTGCCAGTGGTGCACACTGGATGAAGCAACCGGTTTCATTTGACAAGTTGAAACTCACCAACAATCAACTGGATGACAATGGACAT ATAATCTTAAACTCGATGCACAGATATCAACCACGTTGTCACGTGGTAGTGGCACCCTCACCACCCGGTTCGGCTCCAGATCCTCGCACAGAAAACTTCAAAACGTTCACTTTCTCCGAGACTCGATTCACCGCGGTAACAGCCTACCAGAATCACCGTATAACTCAGTTGAAGATCGCTAGCAATCCATTTGCCAAAGGTTTCCGTGACTGTGAATCCGACGACTGCGATTCAGTTGCAGTTTCCAGCATGCAAAACCCTGCGAAAAGACCAGCAACCGCGAGTACCAGCGTACTGTCATCTAGTTATGTGAACGCTATACCTGCCGTACAAATTCCAAGCATATCGAGTCAAGAGCATCATCAGTTCTACGGCCCAACAGCGACGGGACCATGGGCTTATCCTGCACATCATGGACAATCAACTGCGCACATAAATTCGGTTCATTATCCTGCGCATCCTCATCATCCTCATCCAGGAGCGTCTTTGTATGGACCACGATAA